Below is a genomic region from Microthrixaceae bacterium.
CCTCAGGCGGTGCCGCGCCCTCAGGCGGTGCCGCGCCCTCAGGCGGTGCCGTAGGGTCACGTCATGGCCGAATCCGATCGTTTCGTCTCCACCGGATCGCTCCCTGAACACGACCGGGTGAAGGCGCTGGTGAACCAGGCCCACGAAGACTTCGCCGCCGTCGATTCCGGGGTTCCGTCGGATGTCTACCCGGCCCTCGCCTCGGCCGATCCGGCGACCTTTGGCATCTGCGTCGCCAGCGTGGATGCGACCGTGCACGAGGCCGGCGACACGAGGGTTCCGTTCACCATCATGAGCGTGGCCAAGCCGTTCACCTTCGCGCTGGCCTGCGACATCGTCGGAACCGACGCCGCCGGGGAACGCCTCGGGGTCGACGCCACCGGCCTGCCGTTCAACTCCGTCGAGGCGGTCGAACGCGGATCGGGTCGCACCAACCCGATGGTGAACGCCGGGGCCATCGCCACGATCGACCTGTTCGGCAGCGATGCCGAGGACTCGTGGGGTGCCATCCGAGCCGGGCTGTCCGCATTTGCCGGGCGCGAGTTGTTCCTCGACGAGGCAACCCTCGAGTCGGCGCGATCCACGAACTTCCGCAACCGGGCGCTGGCGCAGTTGTTGGAAAGCTATGGAGCCATCGACGCAGATCCGTTCGCGCTGCTCGACGTGTACACGCGCCAGAGTTGTCTGGCGGTCACCGCGTTCGATCTCGCGTTGATGGGCGCGACGCTCGCCGACGGCGGGGTGCACCCCGTCACCG
It encodes:
- the glsA gene encoding glutaminase A, whose amino-acid sequence is MAESDRFVSTGSLPEHDRVKALVNQAHEDFAAVDSGVPSDVYPALASADPATFGICVASVDATVHEAGDTRVPFTIMSVAKPFTFALACDIVGTDAAGERLGVDATGLPFNSVEAVERGSGRTNPMVNAGAIATIDLFGSDAEDSWGAIRAGLSAFAGRELFLDEATLESARSTNFRNRALAQLLESYGAIDADPFALLDVYTRQSCLAVTAFDLALMGATLADGGVHPVTGRRVVSATACHAALAVMATAGLYETSGDWLYRVGLPGKSGIGGGIVTVSPGKGGLATLSPPLDAAGNSVRGQLVAEFLSERLGLDIFSSARYR